A genomic segment from Pistricoccus aurantiacus encodes:
- a CDS encoding DsbC family protein yields MKCDAIALRSAAAVLAMLTSIPRLAADDPVPDALKALTLNGQVVTPDAVHRVDLEGPIYEVRLRNGDTFYSDAQGRHMIVGTLFDNAPGGLIDVTERNDRQDRLDQLNALADGATVVYPARGDGIGEIAVFTDPTCPFCERLHQDIDRLTAAGITVRYVPYPRGGSDSPAAGQWARVLCADDARQAMATAFGGGALNDMPTQHCQEAVIEGFWLGQRFGIQGTPTIVLPDGEMGEGYVPARQLIQAIKRARQ; encoded by the coding sequence ATGAAATGCGACGCGATCGCTCTGAGATCGGCCGCTGCGGTACTGGCGATGCTGACCTCGATCCCGAGACTGGCCGCCGATGACCCGGTGCCCGATGCCCTCAAGGCGCTCACGCTCAACGGTCAGGTCGTCACGCCCGACGCCGTCCATCGCGTCGACCTCGAGGGCCCGATCTATGAAGTGCGCCTGCGCAACGGCGACACCTTCTACAGCGATGCCCAGGGGCGCCACATGATCGTGGGTACGCTCTTCGATAATGCCCCGGGCGGGCTCATCGACGTCACCGAGCGCAACGATCGACAGGATCGGCTGGACCAGCTGAACGCCCTTGCCGACGGGGCCACGGTGGTGTATCCCGCCCGGGGCGACGGGATAGGCGAGATCGCAGTCTTCACCGACCCGACCTGTCCTTTTTGTGAGCGGCTGCATCAGGACATCGACCGGCTGACCGCCGCCGGCATTACTGTGCGCTACGTGCCCTATCCGCGCGGCGGCAGCGACTCGCCCGCCGCAGGGCAGTGGGCTCGGGTACTGTGTGCCGACGACGCTCGACAGGCGATGGCCACGGCGTTCGGCGGTGGCGCGTTGAACGATATGCCCACGCAGCACTGTCAGGAAGCGGTCATCGAGGGGTTTTGGCTGGGACAGCGCTTCGGCATTCAGGGAACCCCCACGATCGTACTACCCGACGGCGAGATGGGTGAGGGGTACGTTCCCGCTCGGCAGCTGATACAGGCGATAAAGAGGGCTAGACAATGA
- a CDS encoding antitoxin Xre-like helix-turn-helix domain-containing protein has protein sequence MDAAELLERADTSSPEAGHVALKFFFNIMAKWGCTPSQQRILLGGIGNTTFHKYRKLPNVRLPRDTQERISYLMGIHKALRILFSNSPQRGYEWVHKANTAPPFNGRSALDFMLNGRVVDLADTRRYLDGVRG, from the coding sequence ATGGACGCTGCCGAACTTCTCGAACGCGCCGATACCTCCTCCCCGGAGGCCGGACATGTTGCCTTGAAATTCTTCTTCAATATCATGGCGAAATGGGGCTGTACGCCCTCCCAGCAGCGAATCCTGCTGGGAGGCATCGGCAATACCACTTTCCACAAGTATCGCAAGTTGCCCAATGTCCGCCTGCCTCGTGATACCCAGGAGCGCATTTCCTACCTCATGGGAATCCACAAGGCCTTGAGGATCCTGTTCAGCAACAGTCCGCAACGCGGTTACGAGTGGGTGCACAAAGCCAATACGGCCCCTCCCTTCAACGGACGATCGGCGCTCGACTTCATGTTGAACGGACGCGTCGTTGACCTGGCCGACACCCGCAGGTATCTGGACGGCGTCAGGGGGTGA
- a CDS encoding RES family NAD+ phosphorylase translates to MPQWKHAFRIVNSAFPPIEIFEDTLDLEDLEYAFALEALTNDRLLEQAGRLSRIPPADRMTGPGTSPIMAAFTHVGRPSRFTDGSYGVYYCASTLDTAIAETRYHMNAFLTATGESTLELTMRCYVNTIIQPLHDIRDAYPQLHDPDPGTYPICQAFAAELRSRQSWGLLHDSVRELGQECAAVFRPPALSIPVQGPHLRYFWDGKAQAITHVMEISEREGR, encoded by the coding sequence ATGCCGCAGTGGAAGCATGCCTTTCGCATCGTCAACAGTGCTTTTCCACCCATCGAGATATTCGAGGACACCCTGGATCTGGAAGACTTGGAGTATGCCTTCGCGCTCGAGGCCCTGACCAATGACCGTTTGCTGGAGCAGGCCGGCCGACTGAGCCGGATCCCGCCCGCCGACCGCATGACGGGGCCCGGCACCAGTCCGATCATGGCCGCGTTCACTCATGTCGGCCGCCCCTCGCGGTTTACCGATGGAAGCTATGGCGTCTATTACTGCGCGAGTACCCTGGATACCGCCATCGCGGAAACCCGGTATCACATGAACGCCTTCCTGACGGCAACCGGGGAAAGCACGCTAGAACTCACGATGCGCTGCTACGTGAACACCATCATCCAGCCTCTACACGACATCCGCGATGCGTATCCGCAATTACATGACCCGGATCCCGGCACGTACCCCATTTGCCAGGCGTTCGCGGCAGAACTACGATCCCGCCAATCCTGGGGCCTTCTCCATGACAGCGTGAGGGAACTGGGGCAGGAGTGCGCCGCGGTATTCCGTCCGCCGGCCCTCAGCATCCCTGTCCAGGGACCGCATCTGCGCTATTTCTGGGACGGCAAGGCCCAGGCCATTACGCACGTGATGGAAATCTCGGAACGCGAGGGACGTTGA
- the xdhB gene encoding xanthine dehydrogenase molybdopterin binding subunit: MRTLTRLSHSPEDKDAESARAQEVLRHRNKGDGPLAREVEKPRNTNNSKHAQAHESAVKHVTGRAAYIDDLKAPADALHMAVGLSPVAHGRLTRLDLDKVRAAPGVVDVITIKDVPGHADIGPVFPGDPLFVEEEISYLDQALFAVAATSYQAARRAVKAAVIETDEQAPCLDPVAATGRGDLVRPTHVQQSGDWQAALAEAEHILEAEYFFGGQEHFYLEGQACLVIPTEDEGVFVYTSNQHPSETQKLVAEVLGIPFHAVTVETRRMGGGFGGKETQASAWACMAALIARRTGRATRLRLPRADDMQLTGKRHPFHNRYRLGCDAQGVLLGGEIILFGDCGYSPDLSEAVVDRAMFHADNAYSLGRARVTGHRARTNTASNTAFRGFGGPQGVVIAEAVMDDIARRVGEDPLTIRKRNLYRQGRDTTHYGQRVDQLELLEDIVEQLEQSSDYWERRRDIKAFNGTSPIIKKGLALTPVKFGISFTAQHLNQAGALLHVYTDGSVMINHGGTEMGQGLHTKICQVAARELGLDMAQVRISATRTDKVPNTSPTAASSGADLNGMAARDAASKLRERLFDFAAEHYQLDRETLRLEAGELIANLGESERRIPWGELVQAAYLGRVSLSEKGFYATPLIHYDRQTGSGRPFYYYAYGAAASEVSVDTLSGEYQVERVDILHDVGDSLNSAIDIGQVEGGFIQGMGWLTSEELKWNDEGRLMTTGPSTYKIPAFGDLPPVFNVKLMEGHPNSMASIYRSKAVGEPPFMLAISVWSALRDALASLSDYKESPALDTPATPERVLMCAESLRARFTQEAAP, translated from the coding sequence ATGCGTACGCTCACTAGGCTTTCTCACTCCCCCGAAGACAAGGACGCTGAAAGCGCCCGGGCCCAGGAAGTGCTGCGCCACCGTAACAAGGGCGATGGCCCCTTGGCTCGGGAGGTGGAAAAGCCCAGGAACACCAACAACTCGAAACATGCCCAGGCCCACGAAAGCGCCGTCAAGCACGTTACCGGCCGCGCCGCCTATATCGACGACCTCAAAGCCCCGGCGGACGCCCTGCATATGGCGGTGGGCTTGTCACCGGTGGCCCACGGACGCCTGACCCGGCTCGATCTGGACAAGGTGCGCGCCGCACCCGGCGTAGTGGACGTGATCACCATCAAGGACGTACCCGGGCATGCGGATATCGGCCCGGTGTTTCCCGGCGATCCGCTGTTCGTGGAAGAGGAAATCAGCTACCTGGACCAGGCGCTGTTCGCCGTGGCGGCCACCAGCTATCAGGCAGCCCGGCGAGCGGTCAAGGCGGCGGTGATCGAGACCGACGAGCAGGCGCCCTGCCTTGATCCGGTGGCGGCCACCGGTCGCGGCGATCTCGTGCGCCCTACCCACGTGCAGCAAAGCGGCGACTGGCAGGCAGCGCTAGCTGAAGCAGAGCACATACTGGAAGCGGAATACTTCTTTGGCGGCCAGGAGCACTTCTATCTGGAAGGCCAGGCCTGCCTGGTCATTCCCACGGAGGACGAGGGGGTTTTCGTTTACACCTCCAACCAGCACCCCAGCGAGACCCAGAAGCTGGTGGCGGAGGTGCTGGGCATTCCCTTCCACGCGGTAACCGTGGAAACCCGCCGCATGGGCGGCGGCTTCGGCGGCAAGGAAACCCAGGCCTCCGCCTGGGCCTGCATGGCGGCGCTGATCGCCCGACGCACCGGCCGCGCCACGCGGCTGCGCCTGCCCCGGGCGGATGACATGCAGCTCACCGGCAAGCGCCATCCGTTCCATAATCGTTACCGGCTGGGCTGCGACGCCCAGGGTGTGCTGTTGGGCGGCGAGATTATCTTGTTCGGCGACTGCGGCTATTCGCCGGATCTCTCCGAGGCGGTGGTGGATCGTGCCATGTTCCATGCGGACAACGCCTACTCATTGGGCCGGGCACGAGTCACCGGCCATCGTGCCAGGACCAACACCGCCTCCAATACTGCCTTTCGCGGCTTCGGCGGCCCCCAGGGGGTGGTGATCGCCGAGGCGGTGATGGACGATATCGCCCGGCGCGTCGGCGAGGATCCGCTGACCATCCGCAAGCGCAACCTGTATCGCCAAGGCCGGGACACCACCCACTACGGCCAGCGGGTAGACCAGCTGGAACTGCTCGAGGATATCGTCGAGCAGCTGGAGCAAAGCAGCGACTACTGGGAGCGGCGGCGCGATATCAAGGCCTTCAATGGCACCAGCCCGATTATCAAGAAGGGTCTGGCGCTGACTCCGGTGAAGTTCGGTATCTCCTTTACCGCCCAGCACCTCAATCAGGCCGGCGCACTCTTGCACGTCTATACCGACGGCAGCGTGATGATCAATCACGGCGGCACGGAAATGGGCCAAGGGCTGCATACCAAGATCTGCCAGGTAGCGGCCCGGGAACTGGGGCTGGATATGGCCCAGGTGCGTATCAGCGCCACCCGCACGGACAAGGTGCCCAACACCTCACCCACCGCGGCCTCCAGCGGCGCGGATCTCAACGGCATGGCCGCCCGGGACGCCGCTTCTAAACTACGCGAGCGGCTGTTTGATTTCGCCGCGGAACATTACCAGTTGGATCGGGAGACTCTGCGCCTGGAAGCTGGCGAGCTGATCGCCAACCTCGGCGAAAGCGAGCGGCGTATCCCCTGGGGCGAGCTGGTGCAGGCCGCCTACCTGGGCCGGGTGTCCCTATCGGAGAAAGGCTTCTACGCCACGCCCTTGATTCACTACGACCGCCAGACCGGCAGCGGCCGGCCCTTCTATTATTACGCTTACGGCGCGGCGGCCTCGGAGGTCAGCGTCGATACCCTGAGCGGCGAATACCAGGTAGAGCGGGTGGATATCCTTCACGACGTGGGAGACTCCCTGAACTCGGCCATCGATATCGGCCAGGTGGAAGGCGGTTTCATTCAGGGCATGGGTTGGCTGACCAGTGAGGAGCTCAAGTGGAACGATGAGGGCCGGCTAATGACCACCGGCCCCTCCACCTACAAGATTCCCGCCTTCGGCGACCTGCCCCCGGTGTTCAACGTCAAGCTGATGGAGGGCCATCCCAACTCCATGGCCAGCATCTACCGCTCGAAAGCCGTGGGTGAGCCGCCCTTCATGCTGGCGATCTCCGTGTGGTCGGCGCTGCGGGACGCCCTGGCGAGTCTCTCCGATTATAAGGAAAGCCCGGCCCTGGATACCCCGGCCACCCCGGAGCGGGTCTTGATGTGCGCCGAATCCCTGCGCGCCCGGTTCACCCAGGAGGCCGCTCCATGA
- a CDS encoding ParA family protein, with the protein MRVSATVCSKGGVGKTTVTANLGGLLADAGFRVLLIDLDSQPTFSSYYELSHPAPGGVYELLATELIDLDRIISRTSLTNLDIIVSNDHRNQLQQLLLNAPNGRFRLIGLLDRFADRYDAILIDTQGARSILLEMAVLAANHIVSPIVPELLTAREFVRGTQGMLNELRELAKYTRFAVPPALILLNKMTDRLTDAREIADSIRCMFAEENDTGIRVLETPLVNLSAYRTAALKSQPVHRIEPRKPSGRKAPACADQLKAVASALYPEWADAIAVVDMTQGGGQPGTGKRQGVTHVH; encoded by the coding sequence ATGCGTGTTTCCGCGACGGTCTGTTCCAAGGGCGGGGTGGGCAAGACCACCGTCACCGCCAATCTGGGCGGTCTGCTGGCTGACGCCGGCTTCCGGGTGCTGCTCATCGACCTGGACTCCCAACCGACCTTTTCCTCCTATTACGAGCTGTCACACCCAGCCCCTGGCGGGGTGTACGAGCTGCTCGCCACCGAACTGATCGATCTCGATCGGATCATTTCCAGAACGTCCCTCACCAATCTCGACATCATCGTCTCGAACGATCATCGGAACCAGCTGCAGCAGTTGCTGCTCAACGCCCCCAACGGGCGTTTCCGTCTGATCGGGCTGCTCGATCGCTTCGCCGATCGTTACGATGCCATCCTGATCGACACCCAGGGCGCACGTTCCATACTGCTCGAGATGGCCGTGCTGGCAGCCAATCACATCGTCTCGCCGATCGTCCCTGAGTTGCTCACCGCCCGCGAGTTCGTGCGGGGCACGCAGGGCATGCTGAATGAGCTGCGCGAACTCGCCAAATACACACGTTTTGCGGTCCCGCCGGCGTTGATCCTGCTCAACAAGATGACGGATCGGCTGACGGATGCCCGCGAGATCGCCGACAGCATCCGCTGCATGTTCGCCGAAGAAAACGACACGGGTATCCGCGTCCTCGAGACGCCGCTGGTGAATCTCTCGGCCTATCGTACCGCCGCCTTGAAAAGCCAGCCGGTGCATCGTATCGAGCCGCGTAAGCCGTCGGGGCGTAAAGCGCCGGCCTGCGCCGATCAACTCAAGGCAGTGGCCTCCGCGCTCTACCCGGAATGGGCAGACGCGATCGCGGTCGTCGACATGACTCAGGGTGGCGGTCAGCCCGGGACCGGGAAGCGTCAGGGGGTGACCCATGTTCACTGA
- a CDS encoding TIGR03757 family integrating conjugative element protein: MPTASRRPRAVLSSLCLVTVLLWSAGANAGVEVFTIAGEPVIHVPDDAAVIELDAPARLDARLSRDLPTDSERAKQVLQSRMSGPQWRAMLERYRALHLGVARAWMLGIEKVPAVVVDGQYVVYGEPDVGLALEAVERTRGRTP, translated from the coding sequence ATGCCTACTGCGTCTCGGCGGCCCCGTGCCGTGCTGTCTTCACTCTGTCTTGTCACGGTCCTGCTCTGGAGCGCCGGGGCGAATGCCGGCGTCGAGGTGTTCACCATCGCCGGCGAGCCGGTAATCCATGTGCCCGATGACGCGGCCGTCATCGAGCTGGATGCGCCGGCGCGTCTGGACGCCCGGCTTTCCCGAGACCTGCCGACGGATTCCGAGCGTGCCAAGCAGGTGCTGCAATCGCGCATGAGTGGTCCTCAGTGGCGGGCCATGCTCGAGCGCTATCGCGCACTGCACCTCGGCGTCGCGCGGGCCTGGATGCTCGGCATCGAGAAAGTGCCGGCGGTCGTCGTCGATGGGCAGTACGTCGTCTATGGTGAGCCCGATGTCGGGCTTGCCCTCGAAGCGGTCGAACGGACACGGGGACGCACACCATGA
- the xdhC gene encoding xanthine dehydrogenase accessory protein XdhC: MNVVANSWHAQLHRLQQAGLPHALATQVTGAGSTPREPGARMVITATETFDTLGGGHFEWQVIEAARQRLGDNQAGISLETFALGGRSGQCCGGFVNVLIEVFSGAATRLAVFGAGNVGRELVRLASPLNWRIQWFDERDELFPGWEREQPRLSRHDLADPEAAVASLNPGSHALVMTHDHGLDRALVDALLRRGDCASIGLIGSQSKWASFRSRLRATGHGEQALAQVRCPIGAAPDGRKPSDKTPYAIALVSLAELVHLVADGADNQAGNDTYRGLAPQRLRAVFPPTHS; this comes from the coding sequence ATGAATGTCGTGGCGAACAGCTGGCATGCCCAGCTGCACCGGCTCCAGCAGGCAGGCCTGCCCCACGCCCTGGCTACCCAGGTGACCGGCGCCGGCTCCACCCCTCGGGAGCCGGGGGCGCGCATGGTGATCACCGCCACGGAGACCTTTGACACCCTGGGCGGGGGTCATTTCGAATGGCAGGTGATCGAAGCGGCCCGACAGCGCCTTGGCGACAACCAGGCCGGCATCAGTCTCGAAACCTTCGCCCTGGGCGGGCGCAGCGGCCAGTGCTGCGGCGGCTTCGTCAACGTGCTGATCGAGGTGTTCTCCGGCGCGGCGACAAGGCTTGCGGTATTCGGCGCCGGCAATGTGGGCCGGGAACTGGTGCGTCTGGCAAGCCCCCTCAATTGGCGGATTCAGTGGTTCGACGAACGCGACGAGCTTTTTCCCGGCTGGGAGAGGGAGCAGCCGCGCTTGAGTCGTCACGACCTGGCGGACCCGGAGGCGGCGGTGGCGAGCCTGAATCCCGGCAGCCATGCTCTGGTGATGACTCACGATCACGGCCTCGATCGCGCCCTGGTGGATGCCCTGCTACGGCGCGGCGACTGCGCCTCCATCGGCCTGATCGGATCACAAAGCAAATGGGCGAGCTTTCGCTCCCGATTGCGGGCGACGGGTCACGGCGAGCAGGCGCTCGCCCAGGTGCGCTGTCCCATCGGCGCGGCGCCGGATGGCCGGAAGCCTTCCGACAAGACCCCCTACGCCATCGCCTTGGTCAGCCTCGCGGAGCTTGTGCATCTCGTGGCTGATGGCGCCGACAACCAGGCCGGCAACGATACCTATCGCGGCCTTGCCCCGCAGCGGCTGCGGGCGGTCTTCCCCCCAACGCATTCCTGA
- a CDS encoding conjugative transfer ATPase, whose amino-acid sequence MYGRARGTGHPGISFFNRGGESLTFDPLHKLDRKQNGHMFVFGPTGAGKSATLNSMLAQVVAMRRPRLFIIEKGNSFGLLADYFERMGLSVNKVKLAPGANARLPPFGEAHRLLDPEMRARRAVRDRQDFGESPDAPAETPEAMLEAINTEDDGEENVERDLLGEMEMMARLMITGGDPKEEGDYRRADNRMVRDAVMIAAERSHAEGRQCLTEDVRQAFYELSRDERLPQNRRQRAYNMGESIGMFCDGFDGQVFNQPGEAWPECDVTLIDLAHYANPGYEAQLALSVMSITNMITTMAERDQYSGRPIVQVIDECHLLTVNPLLAPYFVGVAKMGRKLALWLWLATQNVKDFPNVAAKMLNMLEWWLLLNMPPNEIAEVARFKTLTTDQRLLIESATKAPGKYTEGVVLGGRLQSLFRVVPPSLYLSLAGTEPEEKAERAEIMRELGCSELDAAIKVAERLDRQRGLDAATEA is encoded by the coding sequence CTGTATGGGCGAGCGCGCGGCACGGGCCACCCCGGCATCAGCTTCTTCAACCGGGGCGGCGAGTCGCTGACCTTCGATCCGCTGCACAAGCTCGATCGCAAGCAGAACGGCCACATGTTCGTGTTCGGGCCTACCGGGGCGGGCAAGTCCGCCACCCTGAACTCGATGCTGGCTCAGGTCGTGGCCATGCGCCGGCCGCGGCTGTTCATCATCGAGAAGGGCAATTCGTTCGGGCTGCTCGCGGATTACTTCGAACGCATGGGGCTGTCTGTCAACAAGGTGAAACTGGCCCCGGGCGCCAACGCCAGGCTGCCACCCTTCGGCGAGGCCCATCGGCTGCTGGATCCCGAGATGCGGGCACGCCGCGCCGTGCGCGATCGACAGGATTTCGGGGAGTCGCCGGATGCGCCGGCCGAGACCCCGGAAGCGATGCTCGAGGCGATCAATACCGAGGATGACGGCGAGGAGAACGTCGAGCGCGATCTTTTGGGCGAGATGGAAATGATGGCCCGCCTGATGATCACCGGCGGTGATCCCAAGGAGGAGGGCGATTATCGTCGCGCCGACAACCGCATGGTGCGCGATGCGGTGATGATCGCCGCCGAGCGGTCTCACGCCGAGGGGCGTCAGTGTCTCACCGAGGACGTGCGGCAGGCGTTCTACGAACTCTCTCGGGATGAGCGACTCCCGCAGAACCGTCGTCAGCGCGCCTACAACATGGGCGAGAGCATCGGCATGTTCTGCGACGGCTTCGACGGCCAGGTCTTCAATCAGCCCGGCGAGGCCTGGCCCGAGTGCGACGTGACCCTGATCGATCTGGCCCACTACGCCAACCCCGGCTATGAGGCGCAACTGGCTCTATCGGTCATGTCGATCACCAACATGATCACCACGATGGCCGAGCGCGATCAATACAGTGGCCGGCCCATCGTGCAGGTGATCGACGAGTGTCACTTGCTCACCGTCAATCCGCTGCTTGCGCCGTATTTCGTTGGCGTGGCCAAGATGGGGCGCAAGCTCGCCCTGTGGTTGTGGCTGGCCACTCAGAACGTCAAGGACTTCCCGAACGTGGCTGCCAAGATGCTCAACATGCTGGAGTGGTGGCTGCTGCTCAACATGCCACCCAACGAGATCGCCGAGGTCGCGCGCTTCAAGACATTGACCACGGATCAGCGCCTGCTGATCGAATCCGCGACCAAGGCGCCGGGCAAATACACCGAGGGGGTGGTGCTGGGCGGACGCTTGCAGTCGCTGTTTCGCGTGGTGCCGCCGAGTCTGTATCTGTCGCTGGCCGGCACCGAGCCGGAGGAGAAGGCCGAGCGCGCCGAGATCATGCGCGAGTTGGGCTGCTCCGAGCTCGACGCGGCGATCAAGGTCGCGGAAAGGCTCGATCGGCAGCGCGGTCTCGACGCCGCGACAGAGGCGTGA
- the guaD gene encoding guanine deaminase, protein MTLDFSHCLLRGALLSFDQDPGDADTPATDSYRYHEDGVLWLANGRIRELGDYQALAPRLPEDIPRIDHRGKLIMPGFIDSHVHYVQLEMIASYGRQLIDWLNDYTFPEECRFAQREHADRVAEAFLDELLRVGTTTAQVFCSSHPYSVDAFFQAARRRELRMLAGKVLMDRNAPEELRDDTLGGLEDSERLIADWHGKDRLGYSLTPRFAPTSTRAQLDAAGAVLRNDRSLWLQTHLAENTGEVEWVAELFPESRDYLGVYEQSNLVGPRSTFAHGIHLDQNMRKRLAERGANVAFCPSSNLFLGSGLFDRQASREAKLAISYASDVGGGTDLSGFATLKAAYQVGQLRDQSLTAWQGFYGLTLGNARALSLDDRIGRLAPGMEADFLVLDLAATPLLEQRLARCQSLGETLFALMMLGDDRAIYETWANGRRQHHRDR, encoded by the coding sequence ATGACGCTGGATTTTTCCCACTGCCTGTTACGCGGCGCCCTGCTGAGCTTCGACCAAGACCCGGGGGACGCGGATACTCCTGCTACAGATAGTTATCGCTATCACGAGGATGGCGTCCTGTGGCTGGCAAACGGCCGTATCCGCGAGCTGGGCGACTATCAGGCGCTTGCCCCGCGGCTGCCGGAAGATATTCCTCGAATCGACCATCGCGGCAAGCTGATCATGCCCGGCTTTATCGATAGCCACGTGCATTACGTGCAGTTGGAGATGATCGCCTCCTACGGGCGTCAGCTGATCGACTGGTTGAACGACTACACCTTCCCCGAGGAATGCCGCTTCGCCCAGCGGGAACACGCGGACCGGGTGGCGGAAGCCTTTCTCGACGAGCTGCTGCGGGTCGGCACCACCACCGCCCAGGTGTTCTGCTCGAGCCATCCCTATTCCGTGGATGCCTTCTTCCAGGCCGCCCGGCGGCGGGAACTGCGCATGCTGGCGGGCAAGGTGCTGATGGATCGCAACGCCCCGGAGGAGCTGCGGGACGATACCCTGGGCGGGCTCGAGGACAGCGAACGGCTGATCGCCGACTGGCACGGCAAGGATCGACTGGGCTATAGCCTGACCCCACGCTTCGCCCCCACCTCGACCCGGGCCCAATTGGATGCCGCCGGCGCGGTCCTGCGCAACGACCGCAGCCTGTGGCTGCAGACCCACCTGGCGGAGAACACCGGCGAGGTCGAATGGGTGGCGGAGCTCTTTCCGGAAAGCCGGGACTATCTCGGGGTCTACGAGCAGTCGAACCTGGTAGGACCGCGCAGTACCTTCGCCCACGGCATCCATCTCGATCAGAACATGCGCAAACGCCTGGCGGAGCGTGGCGCCAACGTCGCCTTCTGTCCCAGCTCCAATCTGTTTCTGGGCAGCGGCCTCTTCGATCGTCAGGCCAGCCGGGAGGCAAAGCTGGCAATTTCCTACGCCAGCGACGTGGGCGGCGGCACGGATCTTTCCGGCTTCGCCACCCTGAAAGCCGCCTACCAGGTCGGCCAGTTGCGTGACCAATCCTTGACCGCCTGGCAAGGCTTCTACGGCCTGACCCTGGGCAACGCCCGAGCGCTGTCCCTGGATGACAGGATCGGCCGTCTGGCCCCGGGCATGGAAGCGGATTTCCTGGTGCTGGATCTTGCCGCCACGCCGCTGCTTGAACAGCGCCTGGCCCGCTGCCAGAGCCTGGGCGAAACACTTTTCGCGCTGATGATGCTCGGCGACGACCGGGCTATTTACGAAACCTGGGCAAACGGCCGTCGCCAGCACCATCGTGATCGGTAA
- the xdhA gene encoding xanthine dehydrogenase small subunit: MIQFYLNGQLQQCAASADTSVLELLRQQLGQTGTKEGCASGDCGACSVAIGEVDAQGKVRYHSANACIMPAHQLQGRHLVTVEGLAQGNDLHPAQAAMVDCHASQCGFCTPGIVMSLFTLHENQRGKHFSPDRQQLESALGGNLCRCTGYRPIRDAALAMFELPEHRPSWMDDPELGVRLKEIAAHDQNSPEDDPGSYAQPATLRQLIELRRQSPEARLVAGATDLWLENTQQLKSLDSLIDVSRVAELNAIEETDEGWWIGAAVTYTCLEPLLEDHHPAFSHLMHRFASRQVRNRGTLGGNIANASPIGDCPPTLLALDARLRLAGPQGEREIPLEDFFLDYRQTVLQEDEVIRAIFLPRLAAGRECKVWKLSKRREDDISSVLGAFSWRLDNGRLSQVRLAFGGMAAIPKRAPQAEAILEGNAPSHELFQRAKQALKEDFTPMTDARGSADYRTVAAANLLERLYWVLDSTTEEAMLHAYAH, encoded by the coding sequence ATGATCCAGTTCTATCTCAACGGCCAGCTTCAGCAGTGTGCAGCGTCCGCGGATACCAGCGTGCTGGAGCTGCTGCGTCAACAGCTGGGCCAGACCGGCACCAAGGAAGGCTGCGCCTCCGGAGACTGCGGCGCCTGCAGCGTGGCCATCGGCGAAGTGGACGCGCAGGGCAAGGTCCGCTATCACAGCGCCAATGCCTGCATCATGCCTGCCCACCAGCTGCAGGGCCGTCATCTGGTCACCGTGGAAGGACTGGCCCAGGGCAACGATCTGCATCCGGCTCAGGCGGCCATGGTGGATTGTCACGCCAGCCAGTGCGGCTTCTGCACCCCGGGTATCGTGATGTCGCTGTTTACGCTTCACGAAAATCAGCGCGGCAAGCACTTTTCTCCCGACCGCCAGCAGCTGGAAAGCGCCCTGGGCGGCAACCTGTGCCGCTGCACCGGCTACCGGCCGATTCGCGACGCGGCGCTTGCCATGTTCGAGCTACCGGAGCACCGTCCAAGCTGGATGGATGATCCTGAGCTTGGCGTACGCCTGAAAGAAATCGCCGCTCACGATCAAAACAGCCCAGAGGACGATCCAGGCAGTTATGCGCAGCCCGCAACGCTAAGACAACTGATCGAACTGCGCCGTCAATCTCCCGAAGCGCGACTGGTGGCCGGGGCCACGGATCTGTGGCTGGAAAACACTCAGCAGCTCAAGTCGCTTGACTCGCTGATCGACGTCTCCCGAGTGGCGGAGCTCAACGCCATCGAGGAAACCGACGAAGGCTGGTGGATTGGCGCGGCGGTGACCTATACCTGCCTGGAACCGCTGCTCGAAGACCACCATCCGGCGTTTTCGCACTTGATGCACCGCTTCGCCTCTCGTCAGGTCCGTAATCGCGGCACTCTGGGCGGCAATATCGCCAATGCCTCCCCTATTGGTGATTGTCCGCCTACCCTGCTGGCCCTGGACGCTCGGCTGCGGCTGGCGGGACCGCAAGGGGAGCGGGAAATTCCTCTCGAGGACTTCTTCCTCGACTACCGCCAGACCGTCCTGCAGGAAGACGAGGTGATTCGCGCCATCTTTCTGCCCAGGCTTGCAGCCGGACGGGAATGCAAGGTCTGGAAGCTATCCAAGCGCCGGGAGGACGATATTTCCTCGGTGCTCGGCGCCTTCAGTTGGCGGCTCGATAACGGACGCCTCAGCCAGGTACGCCTGGCCTTCGGCGGCATGGCGGCGATCCCCAAGCGTGCTCCCCAGGCGGAGGCCATACTGGAAGGCAATGCACCTAGCCATGAACTCTTCCAGCGGGCCAAGCAGGCGCTGAAGGAAGACTTTACCCCCATGACGGATGCTCGAGGGAGCGCCGACTACCGCACCGTCGCCGCGGCCAACCTGCTGGAGCGCCTGTACTGGGTGCTGGACTCCACTACCGAGGAGGCGATGCTCCATGCGTACGCTCACTAG